A part of Micromonospora chersina genomic DNA contains:
- a CDS encoding plasmid pRiA4b ORF-3 family protein, translated as MSRQIFQLKVSLAGVRPPVWRRVLVPGGYTLDRLHRVVQHAMGWRDCHLHSFDIDGRQYGEPDPDGELALRDELDVRLDAVVGKGDRFRYTYDFGDWWEHDLVVEDVCAADPDERYPACVEGERACPPEDVGGPAGYAVLLAALADPGHAEHRMMREWAGAGFEPDFFAADRATTLLRRFC; from the coding sequence ATGTCGCGTCAGATCTTCCAGCTGAAGGTCTCCCTCGCCGGGGTCCGACCGCCGGTGTGGCGGCGGGTGCTGGTCCCCGGCGGCTACACCCTGGACCGGCTGCACCGGGTGGTCCAGCACGCGATGGGCTGGCGGGACTGCCACCTGCACTCGTTCGACATCGACGGCCGGCAGTACGGCGAGCCCGACCCGGACGGCGAGCTGGCGCTCCGCGACGAGCTGGACGTCCGGCTGGACGCGGTCGTGGGCAAGGGCGACCGGTTCCGCTACACCTACGACTTCGGCGACTGGTGGGAGCACGACCTCGTGGTCGAGGACGTGTGCGCGGCGGACCCGGACGAGCGCTACCCGGCCTGTGTCGAGGGGGAGCGCGCCTGCCCGCCGGAGGACGTGGGGGGCCCGGCGGGGTACGCCGTCCTGCTGGCCGCGCTGGCCGACCCCGGGCACGCCGAGCACCGGATGATGCGGGAGTGGGCCGGCGCCGGCTTCGAGCCGGACTTCTTCGCCGCCGACCGGGCCACCACCCTGCTGCGCCGCTTCTGCTGA